From one Rhodamnia argentea isolate NSW1041297 chromosome 1, ASM2092103v1, whole genome shotgun sequence genomic stretch:
- the LOC115756941 gene encoding uncharacterized protein LOC115756941 isoform X1 encodes MEATEIETRSDSIDVSLIFHLVNDVLGFVLYMHQQIPSILQDMSLEFDSMRSEYKEMEAELAQGEMRASFRRKHKGRMRELKRGFRSSEKLMNAISSLQDALRLVVSENPHIREILLVLGGSPLRPQYVYRLCFLHGETVSRDASDFTKSRVAEVLSRKAVRALTSRGAGSGGYPGPTKLFLLVKAPTSFNQPLYFLPKRDFRYNKKIVPFCLRIKCKSQQQEKTEINQDPQTGMSVSSEDCGSDDLICRFQCRHVIKGLASTVPSAEE; translated from the exons ATGGAAGCTACGGAGATCGAGACGCGTTCGGACTCCATAGACGTCTCTCTCATCTTCCACCTCGTCAACGACGTCCTCGGCTTCGTCCTCTACATGCACCAGCAGATTCCCTC AATTTTGCAGGATATGAGTCTTGAATTTGATTCGATGCGTAGTGAATACAAGGAGATG GAGGCCGAGCTAGCGCAAGGCGAAATGAGAGCATCGTTTAGGAGGAAACATAAAGGAAGGATGAGAGAACTTAAGCGGGGATTTAGAAGTTCGGAGAAGCTGATGAATGCCATCTCCAGTCTCCAAGATGCCTTGAGACTCGTGGTTAGTGAAAACCCACACATCCGGGAAATTCTTCTGGTTCTCGGAGGTAGTCCATTGAGGCCTCAGTATGTCTACCGATTGTGCTTTTTGCATGGAGAGACGGTTTCAAGGGATGCAAGTGATTTCACAAAGAGCAGGGTAGCGGAAGTGCTTTCGAGAAAG GCTGTTCGGGCATTGACCTCTAGAGGTGCAGGGTCCGGTGGCTATCCAG GTCCAACAAAGTTGTTTCTCTTGGTCAAAGCTCCAACTTCTTTTAATCAACCTTtatattttcttccaaaacGTGACTTCAGATACAACAAGAAG ATTGTACCATTTTGCCTACGAATTAAGTGCAAAAGCCAACAGCAGGAGAAAACTGAGATTAATCAAGATCCTCAGACAGGCATGAGTGTTAGCTCGGAGGATTGCGGGTCCGATGATCTGATTTG CAGGTTCCAATGCCGGCATGTTATAAAGGGTCTCGCATCCACAGTGCCATCAGCAGAagaatga
- the LOC115756941 gene encoding uncharacterized protein LOC115756941 isoform X3, producing MEATEIETRSDSIDVSLIFHLVNDVLGFVLYMHQQIPSILQDMSLEFDSMRSEYKEMEAELAQGEMRASFRRKHKGRMRELKRGFRSSEKLMNAISSLQDALRLVTVSRDASDFTKSRVAEVLSRKAVRALTSRGAGSGGYPGPTKLFLLVKAPTSFNQPLYFLPKRDFRYNKKIVPFCLRIKCKSQQQEKTEINQDPQTGMSVSSEDCGSDDLICRFQCRHVIKGLASTVPSAEE from the exons ATGGAAGCTACGGAGATCGAGACGCGTTCGGACTCCATAGACGTCTCTCTCATCTTCCACCTCGTCAACGACGTCCTCGGCTTCGTCCTCTACATGCACCAGCAGATTCCCTC AATTTTGCAGGATATGAGTCTTGAATTTGATTCGATGCGTAGTGAATACAAGGAGATG GAGGCCGAGCTAGCGCAAGGCGAAATGAGAGCATCGTTTAGGAGGAAACATAAAGGAAGGATGAGAGAACTTAAGCGGGGATTTAGAAGTTCGGAGAAGCTGATGAATGCCATCTCCAGTCTCCAAGATGCCTTGAGACTCGTG ACGGTTTCAAGGGATGCAAGTGATTTCACAAAGAGCAGGGTAGCGGAAGTGCTTTCGAGAAAG GCTGTTCGGGCATTGACCTCTAGAGGTGCAGGGTCCGGTGGCTATCCAG GTCCAACAAAGTTGTTTCTCTTGGTCAAAGCTCCAACTTCTTTTAATCAACCTTtatattttcttccaaaacGTGACTTCAGATACAACAAGAAG ATTGTACCATTTTGCCTACGAATTAAGTGCAAAAGCCAACAGCAGGAGAAAACTGAGATTAATCAAGATCCTCAGACAGGCATGAGTGTTAGCTCGGAGGATTGCGGGTCCGATGATCTGATTTG CAGGTTCCAATGCCGGCATGTTATAAAGGGTCTCGCATCCACAGTGCCATCAGCAGAagaatga
- the LOC115756941 gene encoding uncharacterized protein LOC115756941 isoform X2 — MEATEIETRSDSIDVSLIFHLVNDVLGFVLYMHQQIPSILQDMSLEFDSMRSEYKEMEAELAQGEMRASFRRKHKGRMRELKRGFRSSEKLMNAISSLQDALRLVVSENPHIREILLVLGGSPLRPQYVYRLCFLHGETVSRDASDFTKSRVAEVLSRKAVRALTSRGAGSGGYPGPTKLFLLVKAPTSFNQPLYFLPKRDFRYNKKIVPFCLRIKCKSQQQEKTEINQDPQTGMSVSSEDCGSDDLIWFQCRHVIKGLASTVPSAEE; from the exons ATGGAAGCTACGGAGATCGAGACGCGTTCGGACTCCATAGACGTCTCTCTCATCTTCCACCTCGTCAACGACGTCCTCGGCTTCGTCCTCTACATGCACCAGCAGATTCCCTC AATTTTGCAGGATATGAGTCTTGAATTTGATTCGATGCGTAGTGAATACAAGGAGATG GAGGCCGAGCTAGCGCAAGGCGAAATGAGAGCATCGTTTAGGAGGAAACATAAAGGAAGGATGAGAGAACTTAAGCGGGGATTTAGAAGTTCGGAGAAGCTGATGAATGCCATCTCCAGTCTCCAAGATGCCTTGAGACTCGTGGTTAGTGAAAACCCACACATCCGGGAAATTCTTCTGGTTCTCGGAGGTAGTCCATTGAGGCCTCAGTATGTCTACCGATTGTGCTTTTTGCATGGAGAGACGGTTTCAAGGGATGCAAGTGATTTCACAAAGAGCAGGGTAGCGGAAGTGCTTTCGAGAAAG GCTGTTCGGGCATTGACCTCTAGAGGTGCAGGGTCCGGTGGCTATCCAG GTCCAACAAAGTTGTTTCTCTTGGTCAAAGCTCCAACTTCTTTTAATCAACCTTtatattttcttccaaaacGTGACTTCAGATACAACAAGAAG ATTGTACCATTTTGCCTACGAATTAAGTGCAAAAGCCAACAGCAGGAGAAAACTGAGATTAATCAAGATCCTCAGACAGGCATGAGTGTTAGCTCGGAGGATTGCGGGTCCGATGATCTGATTTG GTTCCAATGCCGGCATGTTATAAAGGGTCTCGCATCCACAGTGCCATCAGCAGAagaatga
- the LOC115756945 gene encoding protein FANTASTIC FOUR 1-like isoform X1, giving the protein MSSSVCQGLQSCLEPRRVEPRVLRLKLSLRRPFVDSDGVAKMKTVAAQLGADPADWSFLQAFAPREEKSEGEHGAVYVHPLLKCSASFLSDRSLEMCTESLGSETGSDVGDSEAPLLSPGGGRGGGADRRPAIRPERKKLSRSGSFPPPLTSVGGSTGFQVRSRREGGRLVVEAVAVSSGCSVFHVERSHGRLRVRFSEGSKAEGEEEEEEDKEVEAESKELEEEEEEEDEEEEENVRMEGEDIDHEEFDEEEGEGMEGNRGFVGGEIGNGQCSRPSMVWCNEGVAINWKPKPCWVAT; this is encoded by the coding sequence ATGTCTTCAAGCGTGTGCCAGGGGCTGCAGTCGTGCCTCGAGCCGAGGCGCGTCGAGCCACGCGTTCTCAGGCTCAAGCTCTCCCTGCGCAGACCCTTTGTTGATTCCGACGGAGTGGCCAAGATGAAGACCGTGGCGGCCCAGCTGGGCGCCGACCCTGCGGACTGGAGCTTCCTCCAGGCTTTCGCCCCCAGGGAGGAGAAGAGCGAGGGCGAGCATGGCGCCGTCTACGTCCACCCGCTCCTGAAGTGCTCCGCCTCGTTCCTCAGCGACCGGAGCCTCGAGATGTGCACCGAGTCACTAGGAAGCGAGACTGGCAGCGACGTGGGCGACAGTGAGGCCCCGCTCCTCTCACCCGGAGGAGGCAGAGGCGGAGGCGCCGACCGCCGCCCGGCGATTCGGCCAGAGAGGAAGAAGCTGAGCCGGAGCGGCTCGTTCCCGCCGCCGCTGACGTCGGTGGGCGGCTCCACGGGGTTCCAGGTGCGGTCCCGCCGGGAGGGGGGGAGGCTGGTGGTGGAGGCGGTGGCGGTGTCGTCCGGCTGCAGCGTCTTCCATGTGGAGCGGAGCCACGGCCGTCTCAGGGTTCGCTTCTCGGAGGGGAGCAAAGCTgaaggggaagaggaagaggaggaagacaaGGAGGTGGAGGCAGAGAGCAAGgagctagaagaagaagaagaagaagaagacgaggaggaggaggagaatgtGAGGATGGAAGGAGAAGACATTGATCATGAAGAGTTTgacgaggaagaaggagagggcATGGAGGGAAATAGAGGGTTTGTGGGGGGCGAAATCGGAAACGGACAGTGCTCGAGGCCAAGCATGGTGTGGTGCAATGAAGGTGTAGCCATAAATTGGAAGCCCAAGCCATGTTGGGTGGCTACTTAA
- the LOC115756940 gene encoding transcription factor BHLH42 — protein MATPPSSRLQSMLQSAVQSVKWTYSLFWQICPQQGILIWGDGYYNGPIKTRKTVQPMEVSAEEASLQRSQQLRELYESLSAGETNQPARRPCAALSPEDLTETEWFYLMCVSFSFPPGTGLPGKAYSRRQHAWLTGANEVDSKTFSRAILAKSARIQTVVCIPLLDGVVEFGTTERVQEDISLVNHVKTFFIDHHPPHPPKPALSEHSTSNPATSSGHHRFHSPPVPTIYAPADPPAAAHQGDEEEEEEEEEEEDEEGESDSEAETGRQVGGAGAAAAVAEQNRHAAGPANNAEPSEFEMSEDIRLGSPDDGSNNLDSDFPMLTINSTAADHQRQADSFRAESTRRWQMMQDPVRSGLQTPPSVPPALDELSQEDTHYSQTVSTILQNQPRWAESSSASYVSYSTQSTFSKWTTRSDHLHHVPAEGTSQWLLKYILFTIPFLHNKYRDENSPKSRDGDSSSRLRKGNPQDELSANHVLAERRRREKLNERFIILRSLVPFVTKMDKASILGDTIEYVKQLRKKIQDLEARNRQMEAEQRTKQGELQRTTSLKDLRSALTTAERTRANLPGDKRKMRIVEGGGGAKPKAVQSPPPPPPPLPSETSVQVSIIESDALLELQCPHREGLLLDLMQMLRELRIETTAVQSSLTNGFFVAELRAKVKENVNGKKASIVEVKRAIQQLIPHTDS, from the exons ATGGCGACGCCACCGAGCAGCCGACTTCAGTCCATGTTGCAGTCCGCCGTGCAATCCGTGAAGTGGACCTACAGCCTCTTCTGGCAAATCTGCCCCCAGCAAGG GATATTGATATGGGGAGATGGGTACTACAATGGGCCAATCAAGACCCGAAAAACCGTCCAGCCGATGGAGGTCAGCGCGGAGGAAGCCTCCCTCCAGCGGAGCCAGCAGCTCCGGGAGCTCTACGAGTCCCTCTCCGCCGGTGAGACGAACCAGCCGGCACGCCGCCCATGTGCGGCCCTCTCGCCAGAGGACTTGACCGAGACAGAATGGTTCTACTTGATGTGCGTCTCCTTCTCATTTCCTCCCGGGACTGG CTTACCTGGAAAAGCATATTCGAGAAGGCAGCACGCGTGGCTCACAGGAGCCAACGAGGTCGATAGCAAGACATTTTCAAGGGCTATTCTTGCAAAG AGTGCTCGTATTCAG ACCGTGGTATGCATTCCTCTTCTTGACGGCGTCGTGGAATTTGGCACCACGGAAAGG GTTCAAGAGGACATTTCCCTCGTCAATCATGTCAAAACCTTCTTCATTGACCACCACCCGCCTCACCCACCGAAGCCCGCCCTCTCCGAGCACTCGACCTCCAACCCCGCCACCTCGTCCGGGCACCACCGCTTCCACTCCCCACCCGTCCCCACCATCTACGCCCCGGCCGATCCACCCGCTGCTGCCCACCAAGGggacgaggaggaagaggaggaggaggaggaggaagaagatgaggagggAGAGTCCGACTCCGAGGCCGAGACGGGCCGCCAGGTTGGGGGCGCGGgggcagcggcggcggtggcggagcAGAACCGCCACGCCGCGGGGCCCGCGAACAACGCCGAGCCCAGCGAGTTCGAGATGTCTGAGGACATCCGGCTCGGCTCGCCGGACGACGGGTCGAACAACCTGGACTCGGACTTCCCCATGCTGACCATAAACTCGACGGCGGCAGACCACCAGCGTCAGGCCGACTCATTCCGGGCCGAGTCAACCCGAAGGTGGCAAATGATGCAGGATCCGGTGAGGAGCGGTCTTCAAACCCCGCCGTCAG TTCCTCCGGCGCTGGACGAGCTGTCGCAAGAGGACACCCACTACTCCCAGACCGTCTCGACCATCCTCCAGAACCAGCCGCGGTGGGCCGAGTCCTCCTCCGCCAGCTACGTCTCCTACTCCACCCAGTCGACCTTCTCCAAGTGGacgacccggtccgaccacctCCACCACGTCCCCGCCGAGGGCACCTCCCAGTGGCTCCTCAAGTACATCCTGTTCACCATACCGTTCCTGCACAACAAGTACCGCGACGAGAACTCGCCCAAGTCCCGGGACGGCGACTCCAGCTCGCGGCTCCGCAAAGGGAACCCGCAAGACGAGCTCAGCGCCAACCATGTGCTGGCGGAGCGCCGCCGCCGCGAGAAGCTCAATGAGAGGTTTATTATTCTGCGGTCGCTCGTGCCGTTTGTGACCAAAATGGATAAGGCGTCGATATTAGGGGACACTATAGAATATGTAAAGCAACTTAGGAAGAAGATTCAAGATCTCGAGGCAAGGAATCGACAAATGGAGGCCGAGCAGAGGACGAAACAAGGAGAGTTGCAGAGGACAACTAGTTTGAAGGATCTAAGAAGCGCGCTCACAACAGCAGAACGGACCAGAGCAAACCTGCCTGGGGACAAGAGGAAAATGAGGATCGTCGAAGGTGGCGGCGGGGCCAAGCCCAAGGCTGTGCAGTCACCGCCACCTCCTCCCCCGCCCCTGCCATCCGAGACTAGTGTGCAAGTGTCCATCATCGAGAGTGATGCGTTATTGGAGCTCCAATGCCCGCACAGAGAAGGGTTGCTGCTCGACCTAATGCAAATGCTCCGAGAGTTGAGGATCGAGACGACAGCGGTCCAATCCTCGTTGACGAACGGGTTCTTTGTGGCCGAATTGAGAGCAAAG GTAAAGGAAAATGTCAATGGGAAGAAGGCGAGTATTGTTGAGGTAAAGAGAGCAATTCAACAGCTCATTCCCCACACAGATTCCTAA
- the LOC115756945 gene encoding protein FANTASTIC FOUR 1-like isoform X2, whose protein sequence is MSSSVCQGLQSCLEPRRVEPRVLRLKLSLRRPFVDSDGVAKMKTVAAQLGADPADWSFLQAFAPREEKSEGEHGAVYVHPLLKCSASFLSDRSLEMCTESLGSETGSDVGDSEAPLLSPGGGRGGGADRRPAIRPERKKLSRSGSFPPPLTSVGGSTGFQVRSRREGGRLVVEAVAVSSGCSVFHVERSHGRLRVRFSEGSKAEGEEEEEEDKEVEAESKELEEEEEEEDEEEEENEEGEGMEGNRGFVGGEIGNGQCSRPSMVWCNEGVAINWKPKPCWVAT, encoded by the exons ATGTCTTCAAGCGTGTGCCAGGGGCTGCAGTCGTGCCTCGAGCCGAGGCGCGTCGAGCCACGCGTTCTCAGGCTCAAGCTCTCCCTGCGCAGACCCTTTGTTGATTCCGACGGAGTGGCCAAGATGAAGACCGTGGCGGCCCAGCTGGGCGCCGACCCTGCGGACTGGAGCTTCCTCCAGGCTTTCGCCCCCAGGGAGGAGAAGAGCGAGGGCGAGCATGGCGCCGTCTACGTCCACCCGCTCCTGAAGTGCTCCGCCTCGTTCCTCAGCGACCGGAGCCTCGAGATGTGCACCGAGTCACTAGGAAGCGAGACTGGCAGCGACGTGGGCGACAGTGAGGCCCCGCTCCTCTCACCCGGAGGAGGCAGAGGCGGAGGCGCCGACCGCCGCCCGGCGATTCGGCCAGAGAGGAAGAAGCTGAGCCGGAGCGGCTCGTTCCCGCCGCCGCTGACGTCGGTGGGCGGCTCCACGGGGTTCCAGGTGCGGTCCCGCCGGGAGGGGGGGAGGCTGGTGGTGGAGGCGGTGGCGGTGTCGTCCGGCTGCAGCGTCTTCCATGTGGAGCGGAGCCACGGCCGTCTCAGGGTTCGCTTCTCGGAGGGGAGCAAAGCTgaaggggaagaggaagaggaggaagacaaGGAGGTGGAGGCAGAGAGCAAGgagctagaagaagaagaagaagaagaagacgaggaggaggaggagaat gaagaaggagagggcATGGAGGGAAATAGAGGGTTTGTGGGGGGCGAAATCGGAAACGGACAGTGCTCGAGGCCAAGCATGGTGTGGTGCAATGAAGGTGTAGCCATAAATTGGAAGCCCAAGCCATGTTGGGTGGCTACTTAA